From the genome of Dissulfurirhabdus thermomarina:
GGTAGCCCGCCACCCGGTCGTCTCCGGTGCCGCCGGGCCCGTACTGCCCCCGGACCAGCCAGCGGCCGAGTTCCTCCGGGGGGAAGGGGCGGACGGCCCGGAGCAGCTTCACCTTCTCGTCCCGCACCCGGTCCGCCCCGAAGGAGGCCGGCGGCTCCATGGCCACCAGGGAGAGCATCTGGAGCATGTGGTTCTGGAACATGTCCCGCAGGCACCCCGCCCCCTCGTAGTAGCCCGCCCGGTGTTCCACCCCGGCGGCCTCGGCCACGGTGATCTGGACGTGGTCCACGTAGCGCCGGTTCCAGACGGGCTCGAAGATGGCGTTGGCGAACCGGAACATGAGGATGTTCTGGACCGTCTCCTTGCCCAGGTAGTGGTCGATCCGGTAGATCTGGCGCTCGGAGAGGACACGGTGGAGCCTTTCGTCCAGGGCCAGGGCGCTGGCGAGGTCGCGCCCGAAGGGCTTTTCCGCCACCACGCGGGCCCAGGCGCCGCCCCGGCCCTCCTCCCGGGCGAGGCCCGCGGCGCCGAGGCCCTCGATGATGCGGGGCGCCACGCCGGGCGGCACCGCGAGGTAGAAGAGCCGGTTGCCCCCGGTTCCGGCCTCGGCCTCGAGCCCGGCCAGGCGTTCCCCGAGCCGCCGGTAGAAGGCCGGGTCGTCGTAGTCGCCGCTGAGATAGGCGTGCCTGTCGGCGAAGGCCCGCACGGCGCCGGCCGGCCGGTCCGGGAATCGGGCCCGCAGGGTGGCCCGGACCCGCTCCCGGAACCCATCGTCGCCCAGGGGGGAGCGGGCGCACCCCAAGACGAAGAAGGCCGGCGGCAAAAGTCCCCGCCGGTGGAGGGCGAAGAGGGCCGGAAGGAGCTTCCGGTGGGCGAGATCCCCGGAGGCGCCGAAGATCACCACCCCGCAGGGCGGCGGCCGGTCCTCGAGGCAGAAGGGCCCCTCGCGGAGGACCCGGGCGCGGGCGTGCCCGCCGGTCATCTGCCTCCCCCGCCGGCCCGGCGCACCTCGTGCCCGCCGAAGGCCCGGCGGAGCGCCGCCACCACCCGGTCGGAGAAGAGGTCCTCCCGCTGGGAGGCGAACCGCTTGAAGAGGGCGTGGGCCATGGCGTCGGCCGGCACGCCGAGCCGGACCGCCTCCCGCACCGTCCACCGGCCCTCCCCGGAATCGGCCACCACGCCCCGGACCTCCTCGAGGCCCGGGTCCTCCCGGAAGACGTCTTCGAGGAGCTCGAGGAGCCACGACCGGATGACGCTCCCCCGGTTCCAGAGGGCCGCCAGCGCCCCGAAGTCGAGATGGGGCCCGTAGGGGGAGGCCCGTAGGAGCTCGAAGCCCTCCCCGTAGGCCTCCATGAGGGCGTACTCGATGCCGTTGTGGACCATCTTGACGAAGTGGCCGGCCCCCACCGGCCCGCAGTGCATGTGCCCGCCCGGCGGGGCCAGGGTGTCGAGGACGGGCCCGAGGCGGCGATAGTCGTCGGCCCCGCCTCCCAGCATGAGGCAGTAGCCCTTCTCGAGGCCCCAGACGCCCCCCGACACCCCGGCGTCCACGTACCGGATGCCCTCGGCCCCGAGGGCCTCGGCCCGCCGGAGGTCGTCCCGGAAGTCGCTGTTGCCGCCGTCCACCACGAGGTCCCCCGGCCCGAGGTGGGGGCGCAGGCGCTCGATGTGCTCGTCCACCGGCGGCCCCACCGGCAACATGAGCCACACCACCCGGGGCGGGTCGAGGAGTCGGACCAGGGCCTCCGGGGAGTCGGCCCCCGCGGCGCCCTCCGCCTCGATCCGGCGGACCTTCTCCGCCGTCCGGTTGTAGGCGGCCACCTCGTGCCCCCCGCGCAGCAGCCGCCGGGCCATGTTCATGCCCATCCGCCCGAGGCCGATCATCCCGATCTGCATCCGCCGTCCTCCTTCCCGGCCCAGGATCAGGCCAGCGAGATGGCGTCCTGCGGGCACATGACCACCGCCCGGCCGCAATCGCAGGCCCCGCAACCCGCCGGGTCCACCACCCAGGCCTTGTCGTCGCGGAGTTCGAAGACCCCGGGGCAGAGCTCCACGCAGGCCCCGCACCCGTTGCAGCGGCCGTAGTCCACGACGGGTTCCGCGCCCCGCCCGCCGCTGCCGCGTTCCCGGTCCATGTCCCTCTTCTACCACGAAGCCGGGCGGCGGCGCAAAACGCGGCGGCACGTGGCGGGCCCCGGCCGGATCCGTTACCATGACGCCACCGATCCCCGTCGAGGAGCTTTCCGCCCGTGCCGCGCCGCCTCGCCGCCATCCCCTTCTTCGAGGGGCTCCCGGAGGACGACCTCCGGGAGCTCGCCATGATCGCCGTGGAGCATTCGGTGCCCGCCGGCGCGGCCGTCTTCTCGGAAGGGGACGAGGGCACCGGCTTCTACGTGGTGCTGGAGGGCCGGGTGAAGATCTTCAAGCTCTCGGCCGAGGGCCGGGAGCAGATCCTCCACCTCTTCGGCCCCGGAGACCCCTTCGGCGAGGCGGCGGTCTTCGCCGGGCGGCACTTTCCCGCCAACGCCGTGGCGCTGGCACCCTCGCGGCTCCTCTTCTTCCCCAGGGCCGCCTTCGTGGACCTCGTGACGCGGCGCCCGTCCCTGGCGCTGGGCATGCTGGCGGTCCTCTCCCGCCGGCTCCACCGCTTCGCCCGGCTCATCGAGGACCTGTCCCTCCGGGAGGTGCCGGGGCGGCTGGCGGCCTACCTGCTGGCGCTGCCGGGGGCCGGGAGCGCCGCGCCGGTGGTCCTCGAGATCCCCAAGGCCCAGATCGCCGGCCTCCTCGGGACCACGCCCGAGACCCTCTCCCGCATCCTCCGGAAGATGTCGGACCGCGGCCTCGTCCGCGTGGACGGCCCCCGGATCCGGATCCTGGACCGGCCGGCCCTCGAGGACCTCGCCGCCGGCGAGACCCGGCTCGCCTGAAACCGTGGCGGCCGGCCCCGACGCCGACACCGCCCTGCGGCGCCGCATGGAGGCCCTCTACCGGCGCCGCAACCGCCGCGCCCTGGTCCACCCCGATCCCCTCGAGTTCCTCTACCGGTACCCGGACGTCCGGGACCGGGAAGTGGCCGGGCTCGTGGCCTCCGCCCTGGCCTACGGGCGGGTCCGGCAGATCCTGGCCGCCGTGGGCCGGGTCCTGGATCTCCTGGGCCCCGCCCCGGCGGCCCGCGTGAGCGCCGCGGGGCCGGCGGAGCTCGCCTGCCTCCTGTCCGGTTTCCGCCACCGCTTCAGCGGCGGGGGCGAGGTGGCGGCCCTGCTGGCCGCCGCCGGCCGGGCCATCCACCGCCACGGGTCCCTGGAGGCCTGCTTCCGGGCCGGCCTCCGGCCGGGCCACGAAACCACGGCGGCCGCCGTGGAGGCCTTCGCCCGGGAGCTCCGGGGCCTCGCCCCCGGTCCCGTGGCGACGCTGCTGCCGGACCCGGCAAAGGGGAGCGCCTCGAAGCGCCTCCACCTCTACCTCCGGTGGATGGTGCGCCGGGACGACGTGGACCCCGGTGGCTGGGCCGTGGCCCCGTCGCTGCTCCTGGTGCCCCTGGACACCCACCTCCACCGGATGGTCCGCGGGCTCGGCTTCACTCGGCGCCCGCGGCCGGACCTCAAGGCCGTCCTGGAGGTGACGGCGGCCTTCCGGCGGATCCGCACCGACGACCCGGTCCGCTACGACTTCGCCCTCACCCGGCCCGGCATCCGGGGCGGCTCCGGCCGCCCGCCCGGTTCATGCCCGGGGGGCGACCGGCCGACAAGGTGAGGAGGGAGCCCGAAGACCCGTGCACCGCACCCGCACCCGACGACACCCCGCCGCCTGGAGACGCCCGTCCCGCCGGTTCTGGGGGTGGTTCATCGGCGGCGTCCTCCTCTACCTCCTCGTGGAGAGCCTCGGGCACCTCGTCTTCTTCCCCGGGACCCCGCTCTCCCGGGCCCTCTTCCCCACCGCCCCCCACGAGCTCTGGATGCGGGGGGTCGCCCTCGCCGCCCTCGCCGCCTCGGCCCTCCTCTACCGGCGGGCCCTCCTTCGGGAGGTCCGGGCCCTCAAGGTCCACCGCATGAACCGCCTCCTCGCCCTCCTGGGCGAGGTGGTGACCACCACCCTCCGGGCCGGAGACCGCGACACCCTCTTCCGGGAGGCCTGCCGGATCGCCGTGGAGACCGGCGGCCTCCGGATGGCATGGATCGGCCTCGTGGCCCCGGACGGCGCCGTGGAGCCGGCGGCCGCCCACGGCCACGGCCTGGACTACCTGGAGGGGCTCCGGGTGAGCGTGGACGAGGCCGACCCGCGCAGCCGGGGGCCCACGGGGCGGGCCATCCTGGAGGGCCGGCCCCAGGTCATGAACGACATCGCCGCCGACGGCGCCATGCGCCCGTGGCGCGAGGCGGCCCTCCGCCGGGGCTTCCGCTCGTCCGCGGCCTTCCCCCTGGTGGCCCGGGGGCGGATCCTCGGGGCCTTGAACGTCTACGCGGACGTCCCGAACTACTTCGAGGCGGACGAGGTGGAGATCCTGGACCGCGCCGCCCAGGGCGTCTCCTTCGCCCTGGAACTTCTCCGTCACCGGCTCGACACCGTGGCCTACCAATACCGCCTCCGGGAGAAGGAACGGGAGGTCCGCCTCCTCCTCGACTCCACCGCCGAGGGCCTCCTCGGCCTGGACCCGGCGGGCCGGTGCACCTTCGCCAACGACGCCGCCCTGCGCCTGCTGGGCTACGAGGCCGCCTCGGACCTCCTCGGCCAGAACCTCCACGCCCTGGTCCACCACACCCGGGAAGACGGCACCCCCCACATCCAGCAAGACTGCCGCATCTGCCGGGCGGTGGTGGGGGGCGAGATCGTCCACGCCGACGACGACCTCTTCTGGCGATGCGACGGGACGTCCTTCCCCGTGGAGTACTGGGCCCGGCCCGTGGTCCGCGACGGGCACACCGTGGGCGTCGTGCTCACCTTCCTCGACATCACCGAGCGCCGGGCCATGGAGCGCGACCTCCGCCGCCGGCTCGACATGGAGGCCCGGTTGAACCGCCTCGCCCAGCTCCTCATCACCCACCGGGAGGCGGCCCCGGGTGAGGCCCTCGCCATCTTGTCCGAGGCCGCCGGGGCCGAACGTGCCGGCATCTACCGCTGGTCCGCCTCCGAGGGCTTCGCCCGGGTCGCCTCCTGGCACGCCCGCGGCGCCCCGGCCCCCGAGGCGGGCCCCGTGGCCCCCGACCCGGCCGCCGCCGCATGGCTCCGGGAGGCCATGGCCGGCGGCGACGCCGCCGTGGTGATGGACGTCTCGGCGCTCCCCCCCGGAGCGGGCGGGTTGCGCATCTCGCCGCCGGGAGGAAAGACCGGGGCGCTTCTCGCCGTGCCCCTCGACCTCCCGGGCGGGGCCCCCTTCGGCTTCCTCGCCTTCTCGGGCCGGGCCCGGCCCGACGCCTGGCACCCGGAAGACGTTCGGGCCGTCCGAACCGCGGCGGCCATGCTGGCCGGCTACTACGCCCGGCGAGAGGCCGAGGTCCGCCTCGACTACCTCTCCCGGCACGACCCGGTCACCGGGCTGCCCAACATCGCCGCCTTCCGTGACCACCTCCGGCGGCACCTCGCCGTGGCGAAGCGCCAGGAGGCGGGTGCCGCGGTCCTCCTGGTGGAGCTCGCCAACTTCGCCGACGTGGTGGAATCCCGGGGCCACGAGACCGCGGAACGGGTGCTGCGCAAGGCCGCGGGCCTCTTCACGCGGTGCCTTCGAGAGGAAGACACCGTGGCCCGGACCGGGGCCCACCAGTTCGGGGTCCTGCTCCCCGAGGTGGACGACCCGGAGGGAGCGGTCGCCGTGGGTCTCAAGCTGGTCCAGGCCCTCACCCCCACCCTCCGGCTCAAGGACGGGGCGGAGGTCTACCTCGAGGTCCAGGTGGGCGCGGCCCTCTTCCCCGAAAACGGCGCGGACCCGGAGGCCCTGATCCGGAGCGCCAACGTGGCCTTAAACCGCGCCCGCTGCGAGGGGCCGAACAACGTGCGGCTCTGCACCGCGGAGATGAACCGCCAGGTGATGGACCGCCTGCGGCTGGAGGGTGAACTCCGTGCCGCAGTGGAACGCCGGGAGTTCACCGTCCACTTCCAGCCCAAGGTGGACGTGGCCGAGGGACGCGCCACGGGGGTGGAGGCCCTCGTGCGGTGGCAGCGGCCGGGCGGCCGCCTGGAGCCCCCCGGCGCCTTCATCCCCATGCTGGAGAAGACGGGGCTCATCGTGCCCGCCGGGCGGTGGGTGCTCGAGGAGGCCTGCCGGCGGATGATGGAGTGGCGGCGGCGGGGGCTGCCCCCGCTCGCCCTGTCGGTGAATCTGTCGGGGCGGCAGTTCGCGGCTCGCAACCTGGTGGAGATGGTCGCCGATTGCCTGCAGGCCACGGGTTTCCCGCCCGGCGAGCTCGTGCTCGAGGTCACCGAGACCATGGCCATCCGGAACCTGGAGGCCAACCTCCAGGTCTTCAACCGCCTCCGGGGCCTGGGCGTGCGGATCGCCCTGGACGACTTCGGGAAGGAGTATTCCTCCTTCGGTTACCTCAAGCAGCTCCCGGTGGACGAGCTCAAGATCGACCGGGCCTTCCTGGCCAACGTCCCCGCCGACCGGGAAGGCGCCGCCATCCTCCGGGCCATGGTGGCCATGGCCCACGCCTTGAACCTCAAGATCACGGCGGAGGGCGTCGAGACGGGAGAGCAGTGGGCCTTCCTCAAAGAGGTGGGCTGCGACGAGGCCCAGGGGTTCCTCTTCGGTCACCCCGAGCCGCCGGAGGCCCTGGAGGCCGTCCTGGTGCGGTCCGCCGCCCCGCCGGGCGAACCGTCCGCCGCCCCGGCAGGCAAGGCCCCCCTCCACTGACCCCGGCGGGCCCGAGCCGGCAAAGGCGCCCCGGCGACACCGCCTCTCTTCCTCTTTCCGTTTTACCGCCTGGATCCGTGGCGGCTTTCAGCTGGCATTGGGCCGAACCGCCGGGGCTTCAGCGCCTGTCTCCCCCCCCTTCTGCCGGAGGCCGCAAGGATGCCCCAGCTTGACCGGGAGGACATCTCACATCGGCGTCTTGGGACAAACGGCATCGGTGCTGAAAAGGCCGGACAACCCGCCCGGCCTCCCACTCCGCGTGAAAAATTTAGAGTGAGTCACGGTTCGATCGGCCCGTGCCAAGTCCATCCGCGCGGTCATGCGCACCACCATCGACGAACCTGATCGCCACCCCGTGAAACGATCCCTCCGCACTTGATAATAGCGACCCGGTCATGACCACCGCGTCTGCGCCGAACTCACCGGCCTTCTCCTTGATCTTTTTCATGTAGTTCGGCTTGATGGAACCTACGGGGATCTCCGGCAGGTGATAATAAACCTCTAGCCTTGGGGATACGGGGCCGCCCACCCTCCCCGGATCCACAGATACCCGCGCCATAAGAAAATCTGCCTCTACTGTGGCTATTTTTTTATAAGGTACCTCCGGAAACGCGGGCAAGATCTGCACCTGCTCCTTGCGGTTATATTTTGCATCTGGATCAACTGGATATACATAGACGCGCGTGCAGGAACACAACAAGAAGACCATCATGATCCCAAAAACACATGTCTTTTTCATACTGATCCCTCAAATTCGTTCGACGGTCCCCTTGCGACACTGCCGGCACCCCATTGGCCTTGAATTCAGGGAAAGGGGTTCTCCGTCTTTCGCTCCTCTTTGCTCCAGAGTTTAGCAGAAGATTTCACGTAGAATCGCGGGGCCGGATAACGCGCGCAACACTTCACAGACAACTCCACCCAAATGACTCGTGTTTGCAACCTTTGTTTTCTTTGAGCCTGTTCAACAGACGATCTGCCGACCGTCAAGCCACCACCCGCCGGGTCCGGCCACCTGTTGGAAACGACGGGCGACGCGGCCGAGGTCGTGCCGGCCGGCCCCTCACCCCGGAAGGTGCAGCGCGAAGACGCTCCCCTTGCCCGGTTCGCTCTCCACGGTGACGCGGCCCCCGTGGGCCTGCATCACGTGTTTCACGATGGCGAGCCCCAGACCGGTGCCTCCGAGCTCCCGGCTTCGAGCCTTGTCCACCCGGTAGAAGCGCTCGAAGATGCGCGGGAGGTGTTCCCGGGGGATCCCCGGGCCCTGGTCCCGGACCCGGACGACCACCTCGCCGCCCTCCCGGGCGGCCGTCACCTCCACCTCGCCGCCCTCCGGCGAATACTTCACCGCGTTGTCCAGGAGGTTCACCAGGGCCTGCTCGAGGAGCCGCGGCTCCATGGACGCCTCGAGGTCCGCCGGACATTCCGCCGAAAGGCGCACCCGCCGGCGTTTCGCGGCCGGCCGGCAGGCCTCCACGGCCCCCTGCACCACGGCCGCCACCGGTCCGGGCTCCAGTCGGACCGCCTCGGCCTCCACCTCGCGCTCGATCCGCGAGAGGGCCAGGAGGTCCTCCACCAGGTCGCCCAGGCGCTCGGCCTGGCGGTGGACGATCTCCAGGAACCGCCGCCGCTCGGCCGGGTCGAGTTCCTCGTCCAGCAGGGTCTCGGCGAACCCCCGTATGGAGGTCACCGGCGTCCGGAGCTCGTGGGAGACGTTGGCCACGAAGTCGCGCCGAAGATGCTCGAGGCGGCGGAGCCGGGTCACGTCGTGGAGCACCGCCACCGCCCCGATCTTCCGGCCCGCGGCATCGCGGAGGATCGTTCCGTTGAGATGCAGGTTGCGCTCCGTGCCCCCCACCCGCAGCACCATCTCCCCCTCCCGCGGGGCGCCGTCGTGGAGGACGTCTCCGAGGAAGCGCTGGAGGTAGGGATTGCGGAGCACCTCCTGGATGGGACGGCCGCACACGTCCTCGGCCCTGCGCCGGAACAGCCGCAACGCCGCCTCGTTCACCGTGATGACGCGCCGGTCGGCGTCCACGGCCACCACCCCCTCCCGCATGCTGGAGAGGATGGCCTCGGTCTGGTTGCGCTGGCGCCGGATGGTCTCGAGCCGATCGCCCAGCTGCGCCGCCATGGCGTTCATGGCCGCGGCAAGCCCGCGGGTCTCCTCCGAGTCCGGCACGTGGAGGCGGTAGTCGAGGGCCCCCTCGGCGAAGAGCTGGGCGCCGAGCCTGAGGTTCTCCAGCGGGCGGCTGATCCGCCGCGCGACCAGGAAGCTCGCTCCCAGGGCCAGGGCCAGGACGGCCAGCGCCACCGCCAGGAGCCGCCCTCTAAGCCCCGCCAGGGCGGCCCGGACGGAGGTCTCCGGCAGCGCCGCCCGCACCACCACGGCGCCCTCCGGCGCCGCCACGGCCACGTAGAGCATCTCGGTGCGCAGGGTGTGGCTGTAGCGCTCGGCCACCCCCCTCCCGCTCGCCAGGGCGGCCATGACCTCGGGCCGGTCGGCGTGGTTGTCCATGGTGGCCGGATCCCGCTCCGAGTCGGCCGCCACGCGCCCGCCGGGCAGGATGACCGTGATGCGGACCCCGGCCTCGCGGCCGGCGCGCCGGCAGAGGGCACGAAGCGCCGCCAGGCGCCCGGCGGCCACCAGGGGTCGGATCTCCGGCAAGAGCCCCCGGGCCACCTGCTCGAGGCCGGCCGCCGCCTGATCGCGGTGAAAACCGCGCATGGCGTCCACGTATTGCCAGGTGAGCCCGGAGAAGACCAGGAGGGAGACCCCCGCGAAGGCGGCGAAGAGCTGCCACTGAAGCCGCCGCCCCTTCACGCCTCCTCCCGGAACCGGTATCCCACGCCCCGAACCGTCTCGATGACCCCGCCGGCCGGGCCGAGCTTCTTCCGGAGGCCCACCACCTGGACGTCCACCGACCGCTCCGTGACCGGGTAGTCCTCTCCGTGCACCGCCCGGACGATCTGGCCGCGGGTGAAGACCCAGCCGGGCCGCGCGGCCAGGTACCGGAGCAGGCGGAACTCGGTGGGAGTGAGGTCCACGGGCCGGCCAGCCACGGTGACCTCGTGGCGGCCTGAGTGGATGACGATGCCGTGGGCACGGATCACCTCACCCGCCGCCGGGGCGGGAGCCGCCCGGCGCCGGAGGACGGCGCGCACCCGGGCCACCAAGACCCGCGGGCTGAAGGGCTTCGTGACGTAGTCGTCGGCCCCGAGCTCGAGGCCGGCCACGATATCGGCCTCCTCCCCCCGGGCCGTCAGCATGACCACGGAGACACCGCGGGTGGCCGGATCGCCCTTCAGGACCCGGCAGACGTCGAGCCCCTCCATGCCCGGGAGCATGAGATCCAGGACCACGAGGTCCGGGGGGGCGGCACGGACCGCCCGGAGCGCCTCCTCGCCCGTGGCCGCCGCCTCGACATGGTAGCCGTTGCGGGTGAAATGGTGGACGAGCAGTTGCCGGATGTCGGCCTCGTCGTCCACCACCAGGATGCGGGCCCGGCCCATGCCGCCTCGTCCTCCCGTGAACACGCCGCCCGGTCGGCGGGGAATCGGGGCCCCGCGGGGCCCTGGAGACTTTCTACCACGGGTGCCGGCGGATGGGAAAGGCGCGCTCGTGGCGAGGCGGCGCCGCCCCGTCAGGAGAAGAGCCGCTCCGGGTGCGCCATGGTCTCTCGGGTGAGCCGGGCCACGAGGCCCGACAGCCCCAGCAGCCCCACCAGGTTGGGGATGGCCATGGCGCCGTTCATGGTGTCGGCGAGGTTCCAGACGACGTCCACCCTCTGGAAGGCCCCGAGGGCGATGGCCGCGCAGAAGACGAAGCGGTAGGGCATCCGGGCCCGGAGGCCCAGGAGGTACTCGATGCACTCCTCGCCGTAGTAGGACCAGCCGATCATGGTGGAATAGGCGAAGACGGCAAGCCCCAGGCTGACGATGACCCCCCCGCCCCGGGGAAGCCCCTGCTCGAAGGCCAGCCGGGTGAGGGTGCTGGTGGTCTCCCCGGTAGTCCAGGCCCCGGTGGTGAGGATCACGAGGGCGGTCATGGTGCAGATGACCATGGTGTCGAAAAAGACCCCGGTCATGGCGACGAGGCCCTGGCGGACGGGGCTCTCCGTCCGGGCCGCGGCGTGGGCGATGGGGGCGCTGCCGAGGCCCGCCTCGTTGGAGAAGACCCCCCGTGCCACCCCGTAGCGGACGGCCGCGGCCACGGTGGCCCCCGCCGCGCCCCCGGCGGCGGCCGTTCCGTGAAAGGCCCCCTGGAAGATCAGGGCGAGGGCCCCGGGCAGCCGGTCGAGGTGGAGCAGCAGGACGAGGAGGGAACCGGCCACGTAGAAGACGGCCATGACGGGCACGAGGCGCTCCGTCACCCGCCCGATGCGCCGGATGCCGCCGATGATCACCACCCCGGTCATCACCGCCAGCACCCCCCCGGTGACCGCGACGGGCACTCCCCATTCCTCGCGGAGGACCACCGCCACGGAGTTCGACTGGACCATGCTCCCGATGCCGAAGGCCGCCACGGCCCCCATCAGGGCGAAGATCCAGCCGAGCCAGGGCAGGCCGAGGCCGTCGGCGATGTAGCGCATGGGGCCGCCCTGCATGGTGCCGTCCGGGAGTGTCCGGCGGAAGCGGACGGCCAGGACCGCCTCGGCGAACTTGGTGGCCATGCCGAAGAAGGCGCACACCCACATCCAGAAGACGGCCCCGGGGCCGCCCATGGCGATGGCGGTGGCGACGCCGGCGATGTTGCCCGTGCCGATGGTGGCCGAGAGCGCCGTGGTGAGGGCCTGAAACGGCGAGATGTCGCCGGGCGCCTCCCCGTCCTGGGGCCGGCAGAGCACGAGGCGCAGGGCCCGGGGCAGGTGGAAGACCTGGAGGAACCGGCACCGAAGGGTGAGCAAGACACCGGTGAACACCAGGGCATAGAGCATGAATCCGCCCCAGACGAAATGGTTCACGCGATCGAGCAGCTGGGAAAGGTCCATGGCTTCAGGTTCTCCTCGTCGTCTCGACCCGGCCCGGGCGGGTATGGACGGCGACAGGGCCCTCGGCCCGCCGCGCCGTCCCTACCCGTCCAGCGCCTCGCGGATCTTCCGCAACAGGACGCTCGGGGTCACCGGCTTCTGGATGAAGCGGACGTTGTCCTCGAGGACCCCGTGGTGGACGATGGCGTTGTCCGTGTACCCGGACATGAAGACCACCTTGAGCGACGGCATCTCGGCCCGGAGGCGCTCGGCCAGCTCCCGCCCGTTCATCCCCGGCATGATGACGTCCGTGAGGACGAGCTGCGGCTTCGGCTCCATGGCCTCCAGCATCCCGAGCGCCTCCGCCCCGCAGGACGCCGCAAGACACTTGTAACCGAAGGGCTCGAGGGTGGCCACCACGAGTTCCCGGATCGACGGTTCGTCGTCGACCACGAGGATGGTCTCGGTGCCCTGGAGACAGACGGCGCCCTCCCCCTCGGCGCGTTCCTCCGCCGCCGGGGCCTCGGTGCACCTGGGGAAGAATATCTTGAACGTGGTCCCCCTCCCCACCTCGCTGTAGACGTTGATGTAGCCGTTGTGCTGCCGCACCACCCCGTGCACCATGGAGAGGCCGAGCCCCGTGCCCTTGCCCCGCTCCTTGGTGGTGAAAAACGGGTCGAAGATGTGCTCGAGTACGTCCTTCGGCATCCCCACCCCGAAATCCGTGACGGCGACCATGACGTACGCCCCGGGCCGCACCCCCGGGTGGGCCAGGGCGTACGCCTCGTCGAGGCGGACCTCCAGGGTCTCGATGATGAGCCGGCCGCCGCCCGGCATGGCGTCCCTGGCGTTGACGGCGAGGTTCATGAAGACCTGCTCAAGCTGCCCCTGGTCGGCCTCGACGACGTCGCCCTCCGCAGCGAGCCGCACCTCGATCTCGATGTCCTCGCCGAGGATCTTGCCGAGCAGCTGGACGATGCCGTCGATGACCCGGTTCATGTGGAGCGGCTTGACCTCCAGGACCTGCTTGCGGCTGAAGGCGAGCAGCTGGCGCGTGAGGGTGGCGGCCTTCTCCCCGGCCGCTCGGATCGCCTCGACCTCCTCCCGGAAGGGGGCCTCCTCGGGCACCTTCAGGAGCAGGAGCTCGCAGTAGCCCAGGACGGCCGAGAGGAGGTTGTTGAAGTCGTGGGCGATGCCGCCGGCCAGGCGCCCGATGGACTCCATCTTCTGGGCCTGGTGGAGCTGGGCCTCGAGTTGGCGTTTCTCCTCCTCGCTCCGCCGGCGCTCCGAGACGTCGCGCCCCACCAGGAGCAGGGTCTCCCGCCCCTCGAGCGAGAAGACGTGGGCGCTGATCTCCACGGGGAAGACGCGCCCGTCCCGGGTGACGTGATCGACCTCGAAGACGCTCCTTCCCGCCCGCGCAAGGTCCCGCAACCTTTCTTCCAGCTCCTGCCGGCCGCCGGGGGCCGTGACGTCCCGGAGCGTCAGGGACAGAAGCTCCCCGCGGTCGTAGCCGTACATCCGGCAGGCGACGTCGTTGGCGTCGATGAACCTGCCGGGCACGCGCTCCCCCACCATCTCGACG
Proteins encoded in this window:
- a CDS encoding hybrid sensor histidine kinase/response regulator; protein product: MKEEFLHKLMSASTEIISTTDVKGLYRKITSIMQDFLRLDFSTVMTLSDDKRHLVIRDTLGFPASMIDSFSLVEGQGLSTWVVRNRRAAITPDFRRETRFEVPPVVFEEGISSAICVPMMLGDEVFGVFIGHTRERRDFTREEVYFCQTIGNQAAVAIQNALNMLAVTEAEERYREIFHNANDALFLVEMVGERVPGRFIDANDVACRMYGYDRGELLSLTLRDVTAPGGRQELEERLRDLARAGRSVFEVDHVTRDGRVFPVEISAHVFSLEGRETLLLVGRDVSERRRSEEEKRQLEAQLHQAQKMESIGRLAGGIAHDFNNLLSAVLGYCELLLLKVPEEAPFREEVEAIRAAGEKAATLTRQLLAFSRKQVLEVKPLHMNRVIDGIVQLLGKILGEDIEIEVRLAAEGDVVEADQGQLEQVFMNLAVNARDAMPGGGRLIIETLEVRLDEAYALAHPGVRPGAYVMVAVTDFGVGMPKDVLEHIFDPFFTTKERGKGTGLGLSMVHGVVRQHNGYINVYSEVGRGTTFKIFFPRCTEAPAAEERAEGEGAVCLQGTETILVVDDEPSIRELVVATLEPFGYKCLAASCGAEALGMLEAMEPKPQLVLTDVIMPGMNGRELAERLRAEMPSLKVVFMSGYTDNAIVHHGVLEDNVRFIQKPVTPSVLLRKIREALDG